cctattagaaaaaaaagaacgtttcAAAGCTCATTCTCGCGAAATTCGAACGCAGGCGCCAACGTCTGGATCATCAACATGTGGCCGGGTAACAGCAGCCCGGCGCTCCACATTTTTCACTTCGCTTTCACCGTCGGCTTGCTAGTGGCTCCTCTCATAGCTGGGCCGTTTCTTTCACCCGGAACCTCTGCCATCGCCGTCGGAACTTCAACCCACTTTCATGACGAAGTCTCCAACCTAGACTACGAATTGGAGCCGTCGCCCAACGCCACCTTCAATGAGTCCTTCCGAGTGGCAACATCCGACGCGGAGACTACCGACTACTACAACTCATACGAGGGCACTACTGTGTACTACGCGTTCGGAATAGCCAGCGCTTTCTATTTGTTCCTCGTTCTGTCGATGACTTCAACGTACTGCATTGACAAATCCGACTTCAAGCGGAAGGCGATGCGAGGAGCGCAGCGCGATGTAAACGGAGCAGACCGGAACGAAAAACCCGAAGGAAACGTTGTCCGCTACAGCCGGATCTCACTGGCCCTTCTGAGCGTCTACGAATGCATCTACGTCGCGCTCGAATGCACGACGTCTCAGATGTTGCCCACCTTTGCAgtcgagagcgacttctccaagcTGGACGCGGCCCGGGTCGCCGCCGTGtatttttcttctttgctgcGAGCCGCCTGGTCGCGGCGATTGTCGCCTTGAAGGTGTCTTCCCGGTTGACGCTTATCTTCACTCACGGTGTGCTCGTGACCACGGCGTTGGTGATGACCGTGTGGCGCTCCGAAAACGCGCTCGTGCTCTGGGTCGGCAGCGCAATGATGGGTTTCGACCAAGGGCCCGTCAAGGCAGCGATAGTCGCCTGGACTGCAGAGTACATTACCATCAGCAACAAGATGATGTCGGTAGTCATGGTCACGGGCAGCATCGGAAACCTGGCGCCGGCGCTTCTCGTGGGACAGTTCGTAGAAAGTGATGCCGCATCCTTCCTTTACGTGTCTCTGGGAGCCGTGTTGCTTTGTGCGGTCATGTTTCTGGGCATGTACGCTTACATTACCAGAAGGCGCACTTAGAAGCCGCAAGGTGGTCTTGAAATCACTGCAGATTCCAAGAAAGCGGGGGCCGTGCCATTGATCTAATCATTTTGTTGAGCACGTGCTTTCGTTGTACGCAGATCTCCATATTAACTTCATATGCCTCATATGAACTTCGTATCTACTCGTACATTTATAATCTTTGGGCTCTGAAACACAACGCATAAACTTGCCCCTGGAACGTACCTTAAACACGGTTCATGTATTCGGTGTACGCGCAAAATATCTGTTCATTTCTATTCATAGCATGAGCGACAACATTGAACGTAATTaacaagagagggagagagagacagagattcGAAGACTGGCAAAGGGGTCAGCCTGAACGATAGTTCGTTCTGGCCTGCTACTTCGCTCAGGTGTAGGAGGACACAAAGCCAAGTATCAGGACAGCCAATTTAGGTCTATATAAAGGAGCAGGGATCAAGCAAGCCATATCTGAACAAGAATTAACTTACTCCACCTCAGGCTCATACACAgaactttggggggggggggggggtatatgaggcggtggtggcaaaaaaaaacgtgtatttATGAAAGTTATATATACAGGGTGGGTGGGGAGTAGTCCTTAATTGAGGGGCcaccccgtacaaacactaggtgggcgcCCCCTACGGGAGCTTATTGGCGTCGGCCGCGTGCAACGGCTAACCTGTGTGGGCaaaccacaactacaaactacaacTACAGCAACGGCTAACGTGGTGGATAAACCAGCGCTGcagtttgtcttttctttcccgtcCCTGTTTACATCGCACTAATATTCGTTTAAGATGGAAgtgcaccaactcacccaattgTCCCTTCTGATGAGGCTAACTTTGGCAACTGGTGGTCGTTGTGAAGTCGTGTAAGTGTTTTGATATCTCTCCAAAACTTAAAGCACAAAAAGTTTCGGGGGTTGTCGGAAGCAACTGAACTCCCCCCTATGGTTACGGCCCTGCTCCACCCTTGGGCCACGCCGTCAGCTAGATCTATGTGGAGTACGAAAAATGATTGCCGCCAATGTTCAAATTTTCGTAGCTGCATCGGTTCAATCCCGAGACGAGGGTAAATATTTCTTTAATGGCAATACTTTTATTTACAATAAATACACACTATTTTCGTTTGTGAATTCATTTCATTGATATATTCACTGGTAGTGGAGGACATTACACTTGTTACATTTCTTACGAGTTTTAGATTTTGTGATAAAATTCTGGCCCTCTCTTTTCTTTTGTCTCGCACAATCTTTCACGAGTGATCTCACCtttgacgcgatagcgttaaagagctcgtttcccaGACATtacggcgtcgtcgtcgtcgacaTCGGCGTTTATTGTTGTGAGTGAAACATCAGCATTGTCCGTGAGAGAAAATCTGACTCTGTGATGGAAGTTCCGGAAgatgacgggggggggggggagaagaggCCTTCACGCGTTCACGGCTAGAGCTAAGAACTCATTTTCTCGCGCTTGTAATGTTGAGCACATCGCGACCTAACTGCCTGCCACACCAACACCAATGCAAAAGCGAAATGATCATATCTTCTCAGAAGCGACCTATCAGCAGGATGCTGCTCGCCTACACGACGCCACATGTCAAGCATATCCACAGGACGGTCGCCGACCCACGAACCATGCTCCTTCGCTGCTGTGGAATGTGAGTTAAAGAACGATTGAGTGATAACCCGTTTTGTTTCGCTATCTCGGTTTGCGAACGCCTGTGGTTCAAGTGTGATTTGTGCGATGCTGCGGTGCGTGTGATGTGGTGTCTCCGAGTAATGTATCCCGGTCGCGAGTCGTTGGGTGTAGTGGTACAGAAGATGTTCTACCAGGTGTCAATATGGGTGCATCAACATCTAAGGGTGCTGTAGCCACTAACTACCGATAGACGTTTATATATAAACGTGTAATAAACACAGAACTATACATAGGTTAAGACACGTTTCAGTTCAGTTTTTTATACCAGTTCTATACCAGAGGGATCAACCACATTTTTTCACAACCTTCTAGCTCTTGTGTCGTA
This is a stretch of genomic DNA from Rhipicephalus microplus isolate Deutch F79 unplaced genomic scaffold, USDA_Rmic scaffold_237, whole genome shotgun sequence. It encodes these proteins:
- the LOC119179224 gene encoding sodium-dependent glucose transporter 1A; the encoded protein is MTHGAMNCRPHHGGLAAKGLITALTGVALLDLGEIYGASISNVSHLITTRSLGGLLGSLLGGMLYDTYNTQITSILMLLLTSVTVLMVPLCPLLLVAHFMAFFMGLSLGAFGTGANVWIINMWPGNSSPALHIFHFAFTVGLLVAPLIAGPFLSPGTSAIAVGTSTHFHDEVSNLDYELEPSPNATFNESFRVATSDAETTDYYNSYEGTTVYYAFGIASAFYLFLVLSMTSTYCIDKSDFKRKAMRGAQRDVNGADRNEKPEGNVVRYSRISLALLSVYECIYVALECTTSQMLPTFAVESDFSKLDAARVAAVYFSSLLRAAWSRRLSP